A window of the Syntrophothermus lipocalidus DSM 12680 genome harbors these coding sequences:
- a CDS encoding DUF3368 domain-containing protein, whose protein sequence is MKVVSNSTPLIALARIKQVELLHHLFGRIMIPQCVYNEVVLPGTELPGVKEIGEATWIETLQVQNALAVSLLKTDLDGGEAEAIVLAKEVNADYLLVDEKKARRIARNSGLRIMGTLGILVLGVKRELLPAIDPILDSLEQNGFRFSEKVRTKIRKEIGK, encoded by the coding sequence ATGAAAGTGGTCTCTAATTCGACACCCCTCATTGCTTTAGCCCGGATTAAGCAAGTAGAACTCCTACACCACCTATTTGGACGAATCATGATTCCTCAATGTGTATACAATGAAGTGGTACTACCGGGAACTGAGCTTCCCGGCGTGAAGGAAATAGGAGAAGCTACCTGGATCGAGACCCTCCAAGTACAAAATGCTCTGGCGGTCTCCTTGCTTAAAACCGACCTTGATGGGGGAGAAGCGGAAGCCATCGTTTTAGCCAAGGAAGTTAATGCGGATTATCTTTTAGTTGATGAGAAAAAAGCCCGACGTATCGCCAGAAATTCGGGCTTAAGGATTATGGGTACCCTAGGCATTTTGGTACTTGGTGTGAAAAGGGAGTTGTTGCCTGCTATTGACCCAATCCTCGACAGCCTGGAACAGAATGGGTTCCGCTTTAGCGAAAAGGTAAGAACAAAGATTAGGAAAGAAATTGGGAAATAA
- a CDS encoding PRK06851 family protein yields the protein MTRIRHLFPGGNTCNGFHSFYEFIVPNQARLKLVLKGGPGVGKSTLMKKLGEEFIDLGYRVEFHWCSSDNESLDAIALPDYDIAVVDGTAPHVVDPRFPGAVDEIVNLGDFWDKEHLQGNREEIIAATSLNGRYFALAYNRLREAKVIYDEWASYYEEALDKRAWQELANHLIKKLVNAAEKPSKPLARRPCRHLFAAAITPNGVVNNITSLVNTDCRTYLLKGSPGTGTDKLLAVLKTVGECTGLAHECYHHPFVPDRIQALIFPEIRMAVVDETPWLTRAELFWPDHRDIRTMHLDEIVELPLLSPFQADIADCQERFASCLATAVNHLKQAKTVHDQLESYYTPAMNIYELEAKREELKQMILRYYL from the coding sequence GTGACGCGAATTCGACATTTGTTTCCAGGAGGCAACACCTGCAACGGGTTTCATTCCTTCTACGAGTTCATCGTGCCGAACCAGGCCCGGTTGAAACTGGTCTTGAAAGGCGGCCCGGGAGTTGGCAAGTCGACCCTGATGAAGAAACTAGGCGAGGAGTTTATCGACCTGGGTTATCGTGTGGAGTTTCACTGGTGTTCATCTGACAACGAATCCCTGGACGCCATCGCACTGCCGGACTACGATATCGCGGTCGTCGACGGTACCGCACCACATGTGGTGGATCCCCGCTTCCCCGGGGCCGTCGACGAGATCGTGAACCTCGGTGACTTCTGGGATAAGGAACACCTGCAGGGAAACCGCGAAGAAATAATCGCCGCCACCTCTTTAAACGGCCGGTATTTCGCCCTGGCGTACAACCGTCTGCGCGAAGCCAAGGTTATCTACGACGAATGGGCTTCTTACTATGAAGAAGCGCTCGACAAGCGGGCTTGGCAGGAACTCGCTAACCATTTGATCAAAAAATTGGTTAACGCAGCAGAAAAACCGTCAAAGCCTTTGGCCCGCCGGCCCTGCCGCCATCTTTTTGCTGCAGCCATAACCCCGAACGGGGTGGTCAACAACATCACCTCACTGGTGAATACCGATTGTCGGACCTACCTCTTGAAGGGAAGCCCGGGCACAGGGACAGATAAACTGCTGGCAGTCTTGAAGACCGTCGGAGAGTGCACCGGCCTGGCTCACGAATGCTACCATCATCCGTTTGTTCCAGACCGTATTCAAGCCCTGATTTTCCCTGAAATAAGGATGGCGGTGGTCGACGAAACGCCGTGGCTGACTCGAGCCGAGCTTTTCTGGCCTGACCACCGGGATATCAGGACTATGCACCTGGATGAAATCGTGGAGCTTCCCCTTTTATCCCCTTTTCAGGCTGATATTGCAGATTGCCAGGAACGGTTCGCTTCCTGCCTGGCTACAGCCGTGAACCACCTAAAGCAGGCTAAAACCGTTCACGACCAGCTTGAAAGCTATTACACCCCGGCCATGAACATCTATGAACTGGAAGCCAAAAGAGAAGAGCTGAAGCAGATGATCCTCCGCTACTACCTGTAA
- a CDS encoding amidohydrolase → MHGNREMVGEMTGKHPVNKNRRVLVTNVKILPMTGPHDFIPEGFLVIEGQHIREVGSGKPSLVRENGQIIDGKGKLVMPGFVNAHTHAAMTLMRGYADDLPLMEWLQNKIEPFECNLTGQDVYWGTMLGIAEMIKSGTTTFADMYIFMDDVARAVEETGIRAVLCRGMNGVGPNAEKALRESRDLASKWQGKADGRLKIMLGPHAPYTCPPPYLRRVMDLASELGLDMHTHLSETMAEVETIKKEYGKTPVAMFAEAGLFDHRVVAAHCVHLTDEDIETLAKNKVGVVHNPQSNMKLGSGIARVTELMAAGVTVALGTDGAASNNNLDMFEEARTAALLQKARKMDPRVITAYQALEMATVNGARVLGLDQEIGCIKPGMKADIILIDVDQPHFHPPHNLVAHLAYSAQASDVDTVIIDGKVVMQNRQLLSLNERTVIEEAGRVALRLVEGGL, encoded by the coding sequence ATGCACGGAAATAGGGAGATGGTAGGCGAAATGACAGGTAAGCATCCGGTAAACAAAAACCGGCGAGTGCTCGTTACGAATGTAAAGATACTGCCCATGACCGGGCCGCATGACTTTATCCCGGAAGGTTTTCTAGTGATCGAAGGACAGCATATCCGCGAGGTAGGTAGCGGCAAGCCTTCGCTAGTCCGGGAAAATGGACAAATCATCGACGGTAAAGGCAAGCTGGTCATGCCCGGTTTTGTAAACGCCCACACTCACGCGGCCATGACACTGATGCGGGGTTACGCCGATGATTTGCCACTGATGGAATGGCTCCAAAACAAGATCGAGCCTTTCGAGTGTAACCTGACCGGGCAAGACGTCTACTGGGGAACCATGCTGGGCATCGCGGAGATGATAAAATCTGGAACGACCACTTTTGCCGATATGTACATATTCATGGATGATGTAGCCCGGGCAGTTGAGGAAACCGGGATACGGGCCGTACTATGCCGGGGAATGAACGGCGTCGGCCCCAATGCCGAAAAAGCCTTGCGAGAAAGCAGGGATCTCGCCTCTAAATGGCAAGGGAAGGCTGACGGGCGCCTAAAGATAATGCTGGGCCCCCACGCACCTTACACCTGTCCCCCTCCTTACCTGCGAAGGGTTATGGACCTGGCCTCGGAACTGGGGCTTGACATGCACACCCATCTTTCCGAGACCATGGCTGAGGTAGAAACCATCAAAAAAGAATACGGCAAGACTCCGGTAGCCATGTTTGCCGAGGCAGGCCTGTTTGACCACAGGGTGGTTGCAGCCCATTGCGTGCACCTGACCGATGAGGACATCGAGACCCTCGCTAAGAACAAGGTAGGAGTTGTGCACAACCCTCAAAGCAATATGAAACTGGGTAGCGGGATAGCGAGGGTTACCGAACTCATGGCGGCCGGAGTAACGGTAGCTCTGGGAACCGATGGTGCCGCCAGCAACAATAACCTTGACATGTTCGAAGAGGCCAGAACGGCGGCTCTGCTACAAAAGGCCCGTAAGATGGACCCGAGGGTCATTACGGCTTACCAGGCTTTGGAGATGGCCACGGTGAACGGGGCCCGGGTTTTAGGTCTGGATCAGGAAATAGGATGTATAAAGCCCGGGATGAAGGCAGATATAATTCTCATAGACGTAGACCAGCCTCATTTCCATCCCCCGCACAACCTGGTAGCTCACCTGGCATACTCCGCTCAGGCCTCGGACGTAGACACGGTCATCATCGACGGCAAGGTGGTCATGCAAAACCGCCAGCTACTGAGCCTAAACGAGCGAACGGTCATAGAAGAGGCCGGCCGAGTTGCTCTCAGGCTAGTCGAAGGCGGCCTGTAA
- a CDS encoding class II aldolase/adducin family protein: protein MESYHKACREVVMVAQAMYEQGLVVGTWGNVSTCLPGREEVVITPSGMDYTKLTPEDMVVIDMEGRKIHGKWKPSVEVPLHLAVYRARLDVWGVVHVHSIAASAFAVARMAIPAALEETAQLIGGEIEVAEYQPPGTRRLARAAVEALGQKNAVLLANHGLVGVGADVDRALKACLVAEKTAQVTIYARMLGQVNFLSPEEVRVLAEGFKHYGQVKGDGNARK from the coding sequence GTGGAATCGTATCACAAAGCATGCCGCGAAGTGGTGATGGTTGCCCAGGCCATGTATGAGCAAGGCCTGGTTGTGGGCACTTGGGGTAATGTCAGCACTTGCCTGCCGGGTAGGGAAGAAGTGGTGATCACTCCCAGCGGTATGGATTATACCAAGTTAACCCCTGAGGACATGGTTGTCATCGACATGGAGGGTAGGAAGATCCACGGAAAATGGAAACCGTCAGTGGAGGTTCCGCTCCACCTCGCTGTCTACCGGGCTCGTCTGGATGTCTGGGGGGTGGTTCACGTTCACAGCATAGCAGCATCGGCTTTTGCAGTGGCAAGAATGGCGATACCGGCGGCTTTGGAGGAGACAGCCCAGCTCATAGGCGGGGAAATTGAAGTGGCGGAATACCAGCCTCCGGGGACGAGGCGTTTGGCCCGGGCTGCGGTAGAAGCTTTGGGACAAAAGAACGCCGTTCTTCTCGCTAACCACGGTCTGGTAGGAGTTGGGGCTGATGTAGACAGGGCCCTTAAGGCCTGCTTGGTTGCCGAAAAGACCGCTCAGGTTACCATATACGCCCGGATGCTCGGACAGGTGAACTTCCTGTCGCCCGAAGAAGTGCGGGTCTTGGCTGAAGGTTTCAAACATTACGGGCAGGTCAAAGGAGACGGGAATGCACGGAAATAG
- the mtnA gene encoding S-methyl-5-thioribose-1-phosphate isomerase, with protein MKTVYWQEGVLYLLDQTALPGTVRYQACREAEEVAQAIRDLVVRGAPLIGVTAAYGVALAAWGFDGPEPDFDRRMQEVFDLLASTRPTAVNLFWALNRMKKVYTEHRAQGREQVAVALLQEAEEMFAEDVATNQAMGDFGEKLFAPRVTLLTVCNAGSLATCGYGTALGVIRSCHREGKLAMVYACETRPVLQGARLTVWELCQDGIPVTLITDNMAGTLMQQSKVDGVVVGADRIAANGDTANKIGTYMLAVLAHYHGLPFYVAAPMSTVDFSLSSGKEIPIENRDPDEVRKVMGTPITVPDVPVFNPAFDVTPNRLISGIITEKGVALPPFDSSLAALRG; from the coding sequence GTGAAAACTGTTTATTGGCAAGAGGGAGTCTTGTATCTGCTGGACCAAACGGCTTTGCCGGGCACGGTTCGGTACCAGGCATGCCGGGAGGCCGAGGAAGTGGCTCAAGCCATTCGGGATTTGGTGGTGAGGGGAGCCCCTTTGATTGGGGTGACTGCTGCCTACGGAGTTGCCCTGGCTGCCTGGGGATTTGACGGCCCAGAGCCTGATTTTGACCGGCGCATGCAGGAGGTTTTCGATTTGCTGGCCAGCACCCGCCCCACGGCGGTGAACCTGTTTTGGGCCCTGAACCGGATGAAAAAGGTATATACCGAACACAGGGCCCAGGGGCGGGAACAGGTGGCAGTGGCTCTCTTGCAGGAGGCGGAAGAAATGTTTGCCGAAGACGTGGCTACCAACCAGGCCATGGGCGACTTTGGGGAAAAGCTGTTTGCTCCACGGGTGACGCTTCTGACCGTGTGTAACGCCGGAAGTCTGGCTACCTGCGGCTACGGTACGGCTTTAGGGGTCATACGTTCTTGCCACCGCGAGGGCAAACTCGCTATGGTATATGCCTGCGAAACCAGGCCCGTTCTGCAGGGAGCTCGCTTAACCGTGTGGGAGCTGTGCCAAGATGGTATTCCTGTTACCCTGATCACCGACAACATGGCCGGGACCTTGATGCAGCAAAGCAAAGTAGACGGGGTGGTAGTAGGGGCGGACCGGATAGCGGCCAACGGTGATACAGCCAATAAGATCGGGACATACATGTTGGCGGTTTTGGCCCATTACCACGGCCTGCCTTTCTATGTGGCTGCTCCGATGTCTACCGTCGATTTTTCGCTGTCTTCTGGGAAAGAAATACCGATCGAGAACCGGGATCCGGATGAGGTTCGAAAGGTGATGGGAACTCCTATTACGGTTCCCGATGTGCCGGTGTTTAACCCCGCTTTCGATGTTACTCCCAACCGCCTGATTTCCGGAATCATAACCGAAAAAGGCGTGGCTTTGCCGCCTTTCGATTCGAGCCTGGCTGCTCTTCGAGGGTGA
- the mtnP gene encoding S-methyl-5'-thioadenosine phosphorylase, with the protein MPRIAVIGGTGVYDPGILDNVTEKTVDTRFGLARVAVGSYRGQEVAFLARHGAGHSLPPHLINYRANIEALRALGVQRVVATAAVGSLNPLMRPGDFVLVDQFLDFTKQRSATFYEGGEEGVVHCDMTHPYCPHLREVLYRIGTDIGLKLHREGIYVCTEGPRFETAAEIRMFRMLGGDVVGMTSVPECVLAREAGMCYATVAMVTNMAAGIGADRLTHSEVLEVMAANVSKLSRLLMESLEFIDVTAECECGGIRQEIERLRERKKG; encoded by the coding sequence GTGCCAAGAATAGCAGTAATCGGTGGTACAGGAGTGTATGATCCGGGGATACTGGATAATGTTACAGAAAAGACGGTTGATACCCGCTTTGGTCTGGCTCGCGTGGCTGTAGGTTCGTACCGCGGGCAGGAAGTGGCATTTTTGGCCCGGCACGGGGCGGGACATTCGTTGCCACCCCATCTCATCAACTACCGGGCCAATATAGAGGCTTTGCGCGCTCTGGGTGTGCAGCGGGTTGTGGCTACAGCCGCGGTCGGTTCACTTAATCCTCTAATGAGACCCGGAGATTTCGTCCTTGTGGATCAGTTTTTGGACTTTACTAAACAGCGCTCGGCCACGTTTTACGAAGGGGGAGAAGAGGGGGTAGTCCACTGCGACATGACTCACCCTTACTGTCCCCACCTGCGTGAGGTCCTGTACAGGATTGGTACTGACATCGGTTTGAAACTGCATCGCGAAGGGATCTACGTTTGCACCGAAGGTCCCCGTTTCGAGACCGCGGCGGAGATCAGGATGTTCAGAATGCTGGGCGGGGACGTGGTCGGAATGACCAGTGTTCCCGAGTGCGTACTGGCGAGGGAAGCGGGTATGTGTTACGCTACGGTAGCCATGGTCACAAACATGGCTGCTGGTATTGGCGCTGACCGGCTCACTCACTCCGAGGTTCTTGAGGTCATGGCGGCTAATGTTTCGAAGCTGAGCCGGCTTTTGATGGAATCTCTGGAATTCATCGATGTCACAGCGGAATGCGAATGCGGCGGTATACGCCAAGAGATAGAGAGACTACGCGAGAGAAAGAAGGGGTAG
- the ftsY gene encoding signal recognition particle-docking protein FtsY, which yields MGFFEKLRKNKRAGAPEEELTARGEHTGENLPAETANGSESPFEASNVGPPPAEPVKEGFFARLKKSLAKTRQNITEKVERLIKTSRRIDDEFFEELEEILIQADVGVSTAMELIDNLRRAVKQKKITEVDEVRGLIKQEVVSIMEGSDAPLNKAPEGPTVIMVVGVNGVGKTTTIGKLAYRFKREGKKVIIAAADTFRAAAIDQLQIWAERVGADLIKHQEGADPGAVVFDAVNAAQARRADVLIVDTAGRLHTKTNLMEEIAKVKRVIQRTYADAPHEVLLVLDATTGQNAISQANLFKQVTGVTGIVLTKLDGTAKGGIVIAIAKELDIPVKLVGIGEGLEDLRDFSAEEFAEALFSD from the coding sequence TTGGGATTCTTCGAGAAACTTAGGAAAAATAAGAGGGCAGGCGCGCCAGAAGAGGAATTGACGGCGCGCGGGGAACACACGGGGGAAAACCTGCCAGCAGAGACGGCAAACGGGAGTGAGTCGCCTTTCGAGGCTTCAAATGTTGGACCCCCACCGGCGGAGCCGGTTAAGGAGGGTTTTTTTGCCCGTCTAAAAAAAAGCCTGGCTAAGACCCGCCAGAACATCACGGAAAAGGTCGAGCGGCTCATCAAGACCTCTCGCCGTATCGACGACGAGTTTTTCGAGGAATTGGAAGAGATCCTTATTCAGGCCGACGTGGGAGTAAGTACGGCCATGGAACTGATCGATAACCTGCGGCGGGCTGTAAAACAGAAGAAGATTACCGAGGTGGACGAGGTTAGAGGCCTTATCAAGCAAGAAGTGGTCTCTATAATGGAGGGAAGCGATGCCCCGTTGAACAAGGCCCCAGAAGGACCAACAGTCATTATGGTGGTCGGGGTAAACGGGGTGGGCAAAACCACTACTATCGGCAAGCTGGCCTACCGCTTTAAACGCGAAGGTAAGAAGGTCATTATCGCTGCTGCCGATACCTTTCGCGCGGCTGCTATCGACCAGCTGCAGATTTGGGCTGAACGAGTGGGGGCTGACCTCATAAAACACCAAGAGGGAGCCGACCCGGGGGCTGTGGTTTTCGACGCGGTCAACGCGGCTCAGGCCAGAAGGGCCGATGTGCTCATCGTGGACACGGCCGGAAGATTGCATACCAAGACCAACCTTATGGAAGAGATAGCCAAGGTCAAAAGGGTTATCCAACGTACTTATGCGGACGCCCCGCATGAGGTGTTGCTGGTGCTGGATGCTACGACCGGGCAGAACGCTATCAGCCAGGCCAACCTGTTCAAACAAGTAACCGGAGTAACCGGCATTGTCCTGACCAAGCTGGATGGGACCGCTAAGGGAGGAATTGTCATCGCGATAGCCAAGGAGCTTGATATTCCAGTCAAGCTGGTTGGGATAGGAGAGGGTTTGGAAGACCTGAGGGATTTTTCAGCAGAAGAGTTTGCAGAGGCCCTGTTTTCAGATTAA
- the smc gene encoding chromosome segregation protein SMC, which translates to MYLKRLELKGFKSFAERTEIEFMPGVNVIVGPNGCGKSNIVDAIRWALGESNVRHLRGQRNDDVIFSGTDKRRPLGLAQVDVAIDNCDRVLPLDFAEVSVTRKVHRSGESEFYINRVPARLKDVQDLFAGTGLGKKGYSIIGQGELEQILNLKPFDRRLLLEEASGLIKYRHRMEEAETKLAVIKEDMARVEKMLSDLEGRLEVLAEKASKSRRYRELAGELRNLEQNLLASAIERLYRELQDYLGERDKVKAELAKARTLIQEKEQELALLKAKTGEVKENLSFYNEERHRLQSELQRCEAELRLSAERLMNARQRREDLAGEEANYQGLLAKLEENIRLGEDKLAKEEAELKAKVESLREVESRVGQLENVLADYNRDYEDLRTELIEKLKEETEDKNQLTVLQERLKRLEDRLERCQEDLKQKEAHEKELEQAESRTREKLNEARARLDHWQRKKTDTEKAHDRALTSAKEREQDLARLQAELYKAEQELNLYFDEERDGRTYPEAVRAVMRAARDKQYGLNGILGVVGDLIEVPPGLEAAVETALGRSIQDIVVRSEKDARRAIEFLKEKKLGRATFLPLDLLRVSDLPRDKIRRAEKMPGVVGWGHELVDYPAGFEKVVKYLLGRVVVVETLQSAVKVYRESGLPVKLVTLEGEVLTYTGAITGGTVSNRSVQHFRRKNWAKQQALVLAEKQKECELLLAQLENLRSTAAELERGLQEIRQQEEELKLEEKMLMLELENACGERERLIQAIDDLRYENKGYSAEIDSLRESMKDVEAQYQAAADQARRLSDRVEEIKQGHEEMLREYEVLKERTKSYREFVAGKEHEIESLKQNLVQLEKIKASYLQALDKCAQEKKALAVEMDRQESLQLELKTRCDGFQEKMGQLRGEMETLVRAITGLEEDSRGIEKKLTEERQCCRQLEEQSRVVELRIARREADMENQIKLWVDSYGEEYVPGSGIILDGEKEREARQRKEVLTKQLAELEPVDHGAEAEYEEIRARYDFLNNQYQDITEAKNAIYALLKETRAVLSSQFVEFLKGVSQSFHHTFLAMFGGGSAFLNSNGAIEDLDSGVEIAVKMPGKRKQLLELLSGGERALTCIAFVFALLALRPSPFCLLDEIDAALDDVNLARFAGFLKRLSQDIQFIVITHRQGTIEIGQALYGITMPEEGVSRVLSVTMEEAEALAG; encoded by the coding sequence GTGTACCTTAAACGTTTAGAACTGAAAGGGTTTAAATCTTTCGCCGAGCGAACCGAAATCGAATTTATGCCCGGCGTCAACGTCATAGTCGGGCCTAATGGGTGCGGGAAGAGCAACATAGTAGACGCGATCAGGTGGGCTTTGGGCGAGAGTAACGTTCGCCACTTGAGGGGGCAGAGAAACGATGATGTTATTTTCAGCGGTACGGATAAGAGGCGTCCCTTGGGCTTAGCTCAGGTAGACGTGGCAATAGACAACTGCGACAGGGTTTTACCCCTTGACTTTGCCGAGGTAAGCGTTACCAGGAAAGTACACCGCTCGGGTGAGAGCGAGTTTTATATTAACCGGGTTCCGGCCCGGTTGAAAGACGTTCAGGATCTTTTTGCGGGGACAGGTTTGGGTAAAAAAGGGTACTCCATTATCGGCCAGGGAGAACTCGAACAGATACTTAACCTCAAACCTTTTGACCGCCGTCTTCTGCTTGAAGAAGCTTCTGGTTTAATAAAGTACCGACACCGCATGGAGGAAGCTGAAACCAAGCTGGCGGTTATCAAGGAGGATATGGCCAGGGTCGAAAAGATGCTGTCTGATCTCGAAGGCAGGCTGGAAGTACTGGCAGAGAAGGCCTCCAAGAGCCGGCGCTACCGCGAACTTGCCGGGGAACTCCGGAACCTAGAGCAAAACTTGCTGGCTTCCGCGATCGAACGGTTATACCGCGAGTTGCAGGATTACTTGGGCGAACGCGATAAGGTAAAGGCAGAGCTGGCAAAAGCAAGGACTTTGATTCAGGAAAAGGAGCAGGAACTGGCCTTGCTCAAGGCGAAGACAGGCGAGGTCAAAGAGAATTTGTCCTTCTACAACGAGGAGCGACACCGGTTGCAGTCCGAGTTGCAGCGCTGCGAGGCCGAGCTTAGATTGTCGGCCGAGCGCCTCATGAATGCCCGGCAGAGACGGGAAGATTTAGCCGGTGAGGAAGCAAACTACCAGGGATTGCTGGCCAAGCTGGAGGAAAATATAAGGCTGGGCGAAGACAAGCTGGCAAAGGAGGAGGCAGAGTTAAAGGCTAAAGTAGAGAGCCTGCGAGAAGTGGAGTCGAGGGTCGGGCAACTGGAAAACGTGCTGGCTGATTATAACCGCGATTACGAGGATTTGCGGACCGAGTTGATAGAAAAACTCAAGGAGGAGACTGAGGATAAGAACCAGCTGACTGTCTTACAGGAGCGGTTGAAAAGGCTGGAGGACCGGCTTGAACGGTGTCAGGAGGACCTGAAGCAGAAAGAAGCCCACGAGAAAGAGCTTGAACAGGCTGAAAGCCGAACCAGGGAAAAACTAAATGAAGCCCGGGCCCGGCTGGATCACTGGCAGCGAAAAAAAACCGACACCGAGAAGGCACATGATCGGGCTTTGACTAGTGCGAAAGAAAGAGAGCAGGACCTTGCCCGGTTACAAGCTGAACTTTATAAAGCGGAACAGGAACTCAACTTATATTTCGATGAAGAAAGGGACGGCAGGACCTATCCGGAGGCAGTTCGAGCGGTCATGCGGGCAGCCAGGGACAAACAGTACGGTTTGAACGGGATACTAGGGGTGGTAGGGGACTTGATTGAGGTTCCTCCGGGTTTGGAGGCCGCGGTAGAAACTGCCCTTGGGCGCAGCATTCAAGACATCGTGGTTAGGTCAGAGAAGGATGCTCGTCGGGCCATCGAGTTTTTGAAAGAAAAGAAGCTGGGCAGGGCGACTTTTCTGCCGCTGGACTTGTTGAGGGTTAGTGACTTGCCGCGAGATAAAATCCGGAGAGCAGAGAAAATGCCGGGAGTGGTGGGATGGGGGCATGAGTTGGTCGATTATCCGGCGGGATTTGAAAAGGTTGTTAAGTATCTGCTGGGGAGGGTGGTAGTAGTAGAGACCCTACAATCAGCGGTGAAGGTTTACCGTGAATCAGGGTTACCGGTAAAGCTGGTTACTTTGGAGGGGGAGGTACTGACGTACACCGGTGCTATAACCGGGGGAACAGTCAGCAACCGATCTGTTCAGCATTTTAGGAGGAAGAACTGGGCTAAGCAACAGGCTCTAGTATTGGCGGAGAAACAGAAAGAATGCGAGCTTTTGCTGGCTCAGCTGGAGAACCTGAGAAGCACTGCAGCGGAGCTGGAGCGAGGGCTCCAGGAGATTAGGCAGCAAGAAGAAGAACTGAAACTGGAAGAGAAGATGTTAATGCTGGAATTGGAGAATGCTTGTGGGGAACGGGAGAGGTTGATACAGGCCATCGACGACCTGCGGTATGAGAATAAAGGCTACAGCGCCGAAATCGATTCCCTGCGGGAGTCGATGAAGGATGTGGAGGCGCAATACCAGGCTGCAGCAGACCAGGCTCGCCGTTTGTCAGATAGAGTGGAGGAAATAAAACAGGGGCATGAAGAAATGTTGCGCGAGTACGAGGTTCTGAAGGAACGAACCAAGTCTTACAGGGAGTTTGTCGCAGGCAAAGAGCATGAAATTGAAAGCTTAAAGCAGAATCTCGTTCAGCTGGAGAAGATAAAAGCCTCGTACCTACAGGCTCTGGATAAGTGTGCTCAAGAAAAGAAAGCCTTGGCCGTCGAAATGGACAGGCAAGAGTCACTGCAACTGGAGTTAAAAACGCGATGCGACGGCTTTCAAGAAAAAATGGGCCAACTGAGGGGAGAAATGGAAACCCTGGTCCGGGCTATAACCGGGCTGGAGGAGGACTCACGCGGGATAGAAAAGAAACTGACGGAAGAGAGGCAGTGTTGCAGACAGTTGGAAGAGCAGTCCCGGGTAGTGGAGCTCCGCATAGCCCGAAGGGAAGCAGATATGGAAAACCAGATCAAATTGTGGGTCGATAGTTATGGTGAGGAATACGTACCGGGAAGCGGGATTATTCTGGACGGCGAGAAGGAGAGGGAGGCCAGGCAAAGAAAAGAGGTTCTAACCAAGCAGCTTGCAGAACTGGAACCGGTAGATCACGGAGCGGAGGCAGAATACGAAGAGATTCGGGCCAGGTACGATTTTCTTAACAACCAGTACCAAGACATAACCGAGGCCAAAAACGCCATTTACGCGCTGCTTAAAGAAACGAGGGCAGTTCTTTCCTCTCAATTCGTGGAGTTCTTAAAAGGTGTCTCGCAGAGCTTTCACCACACCTTTCTGGCAATGTTCGGTGGAGGCAGCGCCTTTCTAAACTCCAACGGGGCCATAGAGGATTTGGACAGCGGGGTAGAAATAGCGGTGAAGATGCCGGGCAAGCGCAAACAGTTGCTGGAACTGTTGTCCGGGGGGGAGAGGGCTCTTACATGCATCGCTTTTGTGTTTGCCCTGCTGGCACTTCGACCCAGCCCGTTTTGCCTTTTGGATGAGATCGACGCCGCTTTAGACGACGTGAATTTGGCAAGGTTTGCCGGGTTCTTGAAAAGATTATCCCAGGATATCCAGTTCATTGTTATAACTCACCGTCAGGGGACCATCGAGATCGGGCAGGCTTTGTACGGAATAACCATGCCGGAAGAGGGGGTATCGCGAGTGCTTTCGGTGACCATGGAAGAGGCAGAGGCGCTCGCCGGGTAA